Proteins encoded by one window of Erwinia pyrifoliae DSM 12163:
- a CDS encoding DUF979 domain-containing protein gives MFQQAYLFWLAGTVLLAVALLSWRDKSNPRRVTTGLFWALYGLVFFIGDWVTALMDARTLHISVGIGVVVMALIAGCGGVRPGSYAQRSEQQRQQSAVRLGNRLFLPALMIPVVTVAGVLAFNHIPGLQLTVFGEGSHATLVTLFSMTLGCLLAWLVALKMTRETPTQSLQESRRLLDSIGWAFILPQILATLGLLFTNAGVGSAIAHLTGSYLAVDNRFIAVVLYAVGMALLTMIMGNAFAAFPIVTAGIGIPILVLQHHGNPAVMAAIGMFCGYCGSLMTPMAANFNIVPARLLELPDRNAVIKAQIPTGVLLLTANIFLLYFMMFL, from the coding sequence ATGTTTCAGCAAGCTTATCTTTTCTGGCTGGCCGGCACCGTCCTGCTGGCGGTGGCGCTGCTGTCATGGCGTGACAAAAGCAATCCTCGCCGCGTGACCACCGGATTGTTCTGGGCGCTGTACGGCCTGGTGTTTTTTATTGGCGACTGGGTAACGGCCTTGATGGATGCGCGCACGCTGCATATCAGCGTCGGCATTGGCGTGGTGGTGATGGCGCTGATTGCCGGCTGCGGGGGCGTCAGGCCCGGCAGCTATGCTCAACGTTCTGAGCAGCAGCGGCAACAGAGCGCGGTTCGCCTCGGCAACCGGCTGTTCTTACCGGCGCTGATGATCCCTGTCGTCACCGTGGCTGGCGTGCTGGCGTTTAATCATATTCCCGGCCTGCAACTGACGGTTTTCGGTGAGGGGAGCCATGCGACGCTGGTCACCCTGTTCTCTATGACGCTGGGCTGCCTGCTGGCCTGGCTGGTGGCGCTGAAAATGACCAGAGAAACCCCCACGCAGTCACTTCAGGAGTCCCGCCGCCTGCTGGACTCGATTGGCTGGGCATTTATTCTGCCGCAAATTCTGGCCACGCTGGGGCTGCTGTTTACCAACGCGGGCGTGGGTAGCGCTATTGCCCACTTAACCGGGAGCTACCTTGCGGTAGATAACCGTTTTATCGCCGTGGTGCTGTATGCCGTCGGCATGGCGCTGTTAACCATGATTATGGGCAATGCCTTTGCCGCTTTCCCGATTGTCACCGCCGGCATCGGCATTCCCATTCTGGTGCTGCAGCATCATGGTAACCCGGCGGTGATGGCGGCGATCGGCATGTTCTGCGGCTATTGCGGCTCGCTGATGACGCCGATGGCGGCGAATTTCAACATTGTGCCGGCCAGGCTGCTGGAGCTGCCGGACAGGAATGCGGTGATCAAGGCTCAGATCCCCACCGGTGTGCTACTGTTAACTGCCAATATCTTCCTGTTGTATTTCATGATGTTTTTATGA